A genomic region of Gossypium hirsutum isolate 1008001.06 chromosome D01, Gossypium_hirsutum_v2.1, whole genome shotgun sequence contains the following coding sequences:
- the LOC107955812 gene encoding uncharacterized protein: protein MVNLEEDFELQDGDVTTVLVDGVPSIIFFDRVQQFIAWKMALIVVVKLVGKKIGFKTLFNKVSSLWKPRGQFQLMDLENDFYLIRFLDKDDFDKILMGGPWVIFGHYLTIRPWSLDFSATNKEVDNQIVWIRLLGLSEGYYLKMLLRAIRKAIGLVIKTDEHTNAAIRGRFARLVVCVDLRKPLISKVQINGKTQRVEYEYLPNIYFTCGLYGHTTAFCLGKNIGMMENPTDTTAPVTEESDLINRVEKEPFGPWMLLERK from the coding sequence ATGGTAAATTTAGAGGAAGATTTTGAATTGCAGGATGGAGATGTAACCACAGTGCTAGTGGATGGAGTTCCATCGATTATTTTCTTCGATCGTGTTCAGCAGTTTATAGCGTGGAAAATGGCCCTAATTGTTGTGGTGAAGCTAGTGGGGAAGAAGATAGGGTTTAAAACATTGTTTAATAAGGTCTCTTCGTTGTGGAAACCACGGGGTCAATTTCAATTGATGGATTTGGAAAATGATTTCTATCTCATTCGTTTCCTGGACAAAGATGATTTTGACAAAATTCTAATGGGTGGTCCATGGGTAATCTTTGGTCATTATCTAACGATAAGACCTTGGTCCTTAGATTTCTCGGCTACTAACAAAGAAGTAGATAATCAAATTGTTTGGATAAGATTGCTTGGTTTATCAGAAGGATACTACTTGAAAATGTTGCTTCGGGCTATAAGAAAAGCAATTGGGTTGGTGATTAAAACTGATGAACATACAAATGCTGCAATACGAGGAAGGTTTGCTCGATTGGTGGTGTGTGTAGATCTCAGGAAGCCTTTGATTTCAAAGGTTCAAATAAATGGTAAAACGCAGAGGGTCGAATATGAGTATCTGCCAAATATCTATTTTACTTGTGGGTTGTATGGGCATACAACTGCATTTTGTTTAGGGAAAAATATAGGCATGATGGAAAACCCGACGGACACCACTGCACCAGTTACAGAGGAATCAGACCTGATTAATAGGGTTGAAAAGGAACCATTTGGTCCTTGGATGTTACTGGAACGAAAATAG
- the LOC121213580 gene encoding uncharacterized mitochondrial protein AtMg00810-like, whose product MLPPHGFSHDSTKVCKLHKSIYGLKQASRQWFSKLTKALISLGYIQSTTDHSMFTKKHSEDFTVLLIYVDDIILTGTSSPEIMKVKQFLDTTFRIKDLGDLKYFLVLEVARTSQGIHISQQKYALKILQESGFIECKPAKTPMATKSVYKLTSTDGELLSDITSYRQLVGKLLYLTSTRPDLTFAVQQLSQFMDKPTTNHLQAAHRVLRYLKGCPSTGLFYPASSSFELKAFSDSNWAGCPETRRSITGYCIFFGEALISWRAKKQPTVSRSSSEAEYRALASTICEVQWLHYLLCDLHVPISHATPVFYDNKSTIQIASNPTFHECTKHIEIDCHIVREKLQKDVVHLLPCTSSTQLADLFTKALAAQPFQDMISKLGMLNIHSPA is encoded by the coding sequence ATGTTACCTCCTCATGGTTTTTCTCATGACTCTACCAAAGTTTGCAAGCTTCACAAGTCCATTTATGGACTCAAACAAGCCAGCAGACAATGGTTCTCGAAGCTTACTAAAGCTTTAATTTCTCTTGGTTACATTCAATCTACAACTGATCACTCCATGTTTACCAAGAAACACTCTGAGGATTTCACAGTGTTACTTATCTACGTTGATGATATTATATTGACTGGCACATCATCACCAGAGATAATGAAAGTAAAGCAGTTTCTTGACACTACTTTTCGAATCAAAGATCTTGGTGATCTGAAATATTTTCTCGTTCTCGAAGTTGCACGCACTAGCCAGGGAATACATATTTCTCAACAGAAATATGCTCTAAAAATACTACAAGAGTCTGGATTTATTGAATGCAAGCCTGCCAAGACTCCAATGGCAACAAAATCTGTTTACAAACTCACATCAACCGATGGTGAATTACTTTCAGATATTACCTCTTATAGGCAACTTGTTGGCAAGCTTCTTTATCTCACTTCTACACGTCCTGATCTCACTTTTGCTGTACAACAACTTAGCCAATTCATGGACAAGCCTACTACAAATCATCTTCAAGCAGCTCATCGAGTGCTACGTTATCTAAAAGGTTGCCCTAGCACTGGTCTCTTCTATCCTGCTTCCTCCTCATTCGAGCTTAAAGCATTCAGTGATTCTAATTGGGCTGGATGTCCAGAAACTCGACGATCCATCACAGGCTATTGCATATTCTTTGGTGAAGCATTAATATCCTGGCGTGCCAAGAAACAACCTACTGTTTCACGATCCTCTAGTGAAGCTGAATATAGAGCACTTGCCTCCACTATTTGTGAAGTTCAATGGTTACATTATCTTCTATGTGATCTACATGTTCCCATCTCTCATGCTACTCCAGTATTTTATGACAACAAATCGACAATCCAGATTGCATCTAATCCTACTTTCCATGAATGTACAAAGCACATCGAAATCGATTGCCACATTGTACGTGAGAAATTGCAAAAAGACGTTGTTCATTTGTTGCCATGTACTTCATCTACTCAACTGGCTGACCTCTTCACCAAAGCTCTTGCTGCACAACCATTTCAAGACATGATTTCCAAGCTGGGAATGCTCAATATACACTCTCCAGCTTGA